Proteins co-encoded in one Nematostella vectensis chromosome 15, jaNemVect1.1, whole genome shotgun sequence genomic window:
- the LOC5502779 gene encoding voltage-dependent anion-selective channel protein 2, with translation MSKTPVKYEDLGKEARDVFGKGYGFGCVKVDLKTTTKNGVEFKTAGSSMNDTGKVFGSLETKYKYSDYGISLSEKWTTDNVLSSEITVEDQIAKGLKLQFDTTFAPNTGKKSAKIKTAYKQDYLHATGDVDFDFAGPTVQGSAVVGYEGWHAGYQVAYDTSKSKLIANNFSLGYRAKDFQIHSAVNDASKFTGSIYHQISKNLEVAAQLNWATGSSNTSFQGGCKYDVDKDTTLRAKVNNNSHLGLAYTQRLRDGIKATVSSHIDTKNLNQGGHKLGLSLEMEA, from the exons ATGTCGAAGACGCCAGTCAAGTATGAAGATCTGGGCAAGGAGGCCAGAGATGTCTTTGGAAAGGGCTATG GGTTTGGATGTGTCAAAGTAGACTTGAAGACAACAACTAAGAATGGAGTG GAATTCAAGACAGCCGGCTCGTCAATGAATGACACTGGCAAAGTTTTTGGAAGCCTAGAAACAAAGTACAAATACAGTGATTATG GTATCTCACTCTCCGAGAAGTGGACTACAGACAATGTGTTGAGCTCGGAAATTACTGTTGAAGACCAG ATTGCCAAGGGTCTAAAGCTTCAGTTTGACACCACATTTGCCCCCAACACTGG AAAGAAGTCTGCTAAGATCAAGACTGCCTACAAGCAAGATTACTTGCATGCCACTGGTGATGTGGACTTTGACTTTGCTGGACCCACTGTCCAGGGCTCTGCAGTGGTAGG GTATGAAGGATGGCATGCTGGCTACCAGGTCGCATACGATACTTCCAAGTCTAAACTCATTGCCAACAACTTCTCCCTTGGCTACCGTGCCAAGGACTTTCAGATTCACTCTGCTGT CAATGATGCCTCTAAGTTTACTGGCTCAATCTACCACCAG ATAAGCAAGAACCTTGAGGTAGCTGCTCAACTCAACTGGGCCACTGGCAGTAGCAATACCTCCTTCCAGGGTGGCTGCAAGTATGACGTGGACAAGGACACCACCCTTAGG gCTAAGGTGAACAACAACAGCCACCTAGGTCTTGCGTACACACAGAGGCTTCGTGATGGCATCAAGGCCACCGTCTCCTCGCATATCGACACTAAGAACCTGAACCAAGGAGGACACAAACTTGGGCTCTCTCTTGAAATGGAGGCTTAG